The Mucilaginibacter mallensis genome has a segment encoding these proteins:
- a CDS encoding eCIS core domain-containing protein yields the protein MDKAKTTRSQQQILSQSSGGSGDKAAKGYPAVTRFAQPHVSSAGGSNALPHQLQQGVEALSGMSMAGTSVHYNSSAPAQIGALAYAAGNQIHLGPGQEQHLPHEAWHVVQQKQGRVKPTLQAKGLAVNDDHALETEADVMGQRAVQPKTAGDMPASPLNNPGLQPGDIVQRKIGFEFQAYDSITIEGVSSVANPLTLPNKDGFKVETDVGKTSNELEIVTEAVEETDAGLIRLTHIMTKIGEFMREVDDEKELKKITPFPWKPEVPEDAIFMVKSGKHFHPQATVGVKFEKVAELIHYITQAPFKEGGKAKETITRRFKKASIGSDETEDDFEIKEEVMPVAEVKMEGNSVKITEADKFGWSGQDDQQTFKYAWKAGLERANANSKLTSDKVKGLAAIFYGLAENQTGKHGIVPKDPSFLKYWMPFTLRNGFRPFFDSLDEKEQGELKSIGEELNVPVMPPDGELKSDPPKIADILKDMLEKAGKSGDTKMDLLQTLNSSYGKGVLGHGVIGGIERPGDENRYNYKSWGMDTIDDIGISQKETEKRRGAIIELRKLGNDVPAEKLEEFALAVFSLVRAINTTDGSGPARTGIAIGATATGSTTEEAKLVSRPSPPVPPRPRPPLPTGDRPPLPPRPSRQQIAEMGPLPQLPLV from the coding sequence ATGGACAAAGCAAAAACCACCAGGAGCCAGCAGCAGATACTTTCTCAGTCATCAGGCGGCAGTGGCGATAAAGCAGCCAAAGGCTATCCCGCTGTAACCCGGTTTGCACAGCCCCACGTATCATCCGCCGGTGGCAGCAATGCTTTGCCGCATCAGTTGCAACAGGGCGTCGAGGCACTGTCGGGTATGTCTATGGCCGGCACATCGGTGCATTACAATTCTTCTGCTCCGGCACAGATAGGCGCGCTGGCCTATGCCGCAGGAAACCAGATCCATCTTGGCCCCGGGCAAGAGCAGCACCTGCCGCACGAAGCCTGGCACGTGGTACAGCAAAAACAGGGCCGGGTTAAACCAACCCTGCAGGCCAAAGGATTGGCAGTAAATGACGACCATGCGCTGGAAACAGAGGCCGATGTAATGGGGCAGCGCGCTGTGCAGCCAAAAACAGCAGGCGATATGCCGGCATCGCCGCTTAACAACCCGGGGTTACAACCAGGTGATATAGTACAAAGAAAGATAGGATTTGAGTTTCAGGCGTATGACAGTATAACTATTGAGGGTGTAAGTTCAGTGGCAAATCCGTTAACACTGCCGAACAAAGACGGATTTAAGGTGGAAACCGATGTAGGTAAAACGTCAAATGAACTAGAAATCGTAACAGAAGCGGTAGAGGAAACTGATGCAGGCCTTATACGATTAACCCACATTATGACAAAGATCGGAGAGTTTATGAGGGAAGTAGATGATGAAAAAGAATTGAAAAAAATAACCCCTTTTCCCTGGAAGCCTGAAGTGCCGGAAGATGCTATTTTCATGGTCAAGTCTGGTAAACATTTCCATCCGCAAGCCACCGTTGGGGTGAAGTTTGAAAAAGTAGCCGAATTAATTCATTATATAACACAGGCCCCATTTAAGGAAGGAGGTAAAGCTAAGGAAACTATTACCCGAAGATTTAAAAAGGCATCAATAGGAAGCGACGAGACAGAAGATGATTTTGAAATAAAAGAAGAAGTAATGCCGGTTGCTGAGGTAAAGATGGAAGGGAATTCGGTCAAAATTACTGAGGCAGACAAATTCGGGTGGAGTGGACAAGATGATCAGCAAACATTTAAGTATGCATGGAAAGCCGGGCTTGAGAGAGCAAACGCTAATAGTAAACTAACGAGCGATAAAGTGAAGGGACTTGCAGCAATTTTTTATGGTTTAGCAGAAAATCAAACGGGTAAGCATGGTATAGTTCCAAAAGATCCCAGTTTCTTAAAATATTGGATGCCTTTTACATTAAGAAATGGTTTTAGGCCTTTTTTTGACAGTTTGGACGAAAAAGAGCAGGGCGAGTTAAAAAGTATCGGAGAAGAACTGAATGTACCCGTAATGCCTCCGGATGGAGAATTGAAGTCAGATCCGCCGAAAATAGCAGACATATTAAAAGATATGCTGGAAAAAGCAGGAAAATCGGGCGATACAAAAATGGATTTACTTCAAACCCTCAATTCTTCATACGGAAAAGGGGTGCTGGGCCACGGAGTGATTGGAGGAATAGAGAGGCCAGGCGATGAAAATCGATATAATTATAAAAGCTGGGGAATGGATACTATTGACGACATTGGCATCTCTCAAAAAGAAACAGAAAAAAGACGCGGCGCTATTATCGAACTAAGAAAACTAGGTAATGATGTGCCTGCCGAAAAGCTCGAAGAGTTTGCGCTGGCGGTTTTTAGTCTCGTCAGAGCGATCAATACCACTGACGGATCAGGGCCAGCGCGTACAGGGATAGCTATAGGTGCTACTGCTACCGGCTCGACAACAGAAGAGGCCAAGCTGGTATCCAGGCCGTCGCCACCGGTGCCGCCGCGGCCACGGCCGCCTTTGCCCACTGGAGATCGTCCACCTTTGCCCCCCCGCCCATCGCGGCAACAAATAGCGGAAATGGGGCCCCTCCCTCAATTACCTCTGGTATAA
- a CDS encoding eCIS core domain-containing protein: protein MDKAKTTRSQQQPSLGPPFNSSNKAAKGYPAVTRFAQPPASSADGSNGLPHQLQQGVEALSGMSMAGTSVHYNSSAPAQIGALAYAAGNQIHLGPGQEQHLPHEAWHVVQQKQGRVKPTLQAKGLAINDDHTLETEADVMGQRAMQLKTSDDTPVTPLNNPALQSADVAQRKIGLEFQAVKSIFFKRDEIKEKKLGEHTNGYFEVQSDGSTIPDMKELELVTKPVEETADGRKELVKIMQAIARFLNRVEDGEYIAGIPLINWIDIVKKSLYDTANRKLVRETFADEGKVDESKDEKAERDTRQTGRLSRFNDELKTLPKFYIPDKKKHFHPQVTVGVKFERVAELIDHLTKAPFKTGGRNITEEPRPETKAVAPTDVSGIIKDRQTAANILGWGSKSHHIKYKTTSRAGLDKVDKLGGLSPKVRGLLAIFYGFAETWADEYKKDFNKTPRTAKYMMPFMLRNAFWPFFNSLTEEEVKQLQLIDTSLFDKRLIEDNSPIIKKVFEDMLAKKALSDEKQENVYHRDYFQRTNTHGHGGITEENYKDVWKLETVDDIGASDAPGDERRGAIIELRKLGDEVPHDKLMEFALAAFDLIVLINAREGSSSAAPPTPSPPSSTSSSSTTLSSSPLAAV from the coding sequence ATGGACAAAGCAAAAACCACCAGGAGCCAACAGCAACCATCACTTGGGCCACCCTTTAACAGTAGCAATAAAGCCGCTAAAGGCTATCCTGCCGTAACCCGGTTTGCACAGCCTCCTGCATCATCCGCCGATGGCAGCAACGGTTTGCCACATCAGTTGCAGCAGGGCGTAGAGGCATTGTCGGGCATGTCTATGGCCGGCACATCGGTGCATTACAATTCTTCTGCTCCGGCACAGATAGGCGCGCTGGCCTATGCCGCAGGAAACCAGATCCATCTTGGCCCCGGGCAAGAGCAGCACCTGCCGCACGAAGCCTGGCACGTGGTACAGCAAAAACAGGGCCGGGTTAAACCAACCCTGCAGGCCAAAGGATTGGCAATAAATGACGACCATACGTTGGAAACAGAGGCCGATGTAATGGGGCAGCGTGCGATGCAGTTGAAAACAAGCGACGATACGCCTGTAACACCGTTGAACAACCCGGCTTTGCAATCGGCAGATGTGGCCCAGCGCAAAATAGGTCTTGAATTTCAGGCAGTTAAAAGTATCTTTTTTAAGAGAGATGAGATCAAGGAAAAAAAACTGGGTGAACATACGAACGGGTATTTTGAAGTACAATCTGACGGCAGCACAATACCTGATATGAAAGAATTAGAGTTGGTGACAAAGCCAGTGGAGGAAACAGCAGATGGACGTAAAGAACTTGTGAAAATTATGCAGGCCATAGCAAGATTTTTAAATAGAGTAGAAGATGGCGAATATATAGCAGGTATACCATTAATTAATTGGATTGATATTGTTAAAAAATCGCTCTATGACACAGCAAATAGGAAACTCGTCAGAGAAACGTTTGCTGATGAAGGGAAAGTAGATGAGAGCAAGGATGAAAAAGCTGAACGGGACACAAGGCAAACAGGACGTTTAAGTCGTTTTAATGATGAGTTAAAAACATTACCTAAGTTCTACATCCCAGACAAAAAAAAACATTTTCATCCTCAGGTTACAGTAGGTGTAAAGTTTGAGCGGGTAGCTGAACTGATTGACCATTTAACCAAAGCACCTTTTAAAACAGGCGGTCGAAACATAACGGAAGAGCCCCGGCCGGAAACGAAAGCAGTGGCGCCAACTGATGTTTCTGGCATAATTAAAGACCGGCAAACGGCAGCAAATATTTTAGGATGGGGTAGTAAAAGTCATCACATAAAATATAAAACAACCTCGAGGGCCGGACTGGATAAAGTAGACAAACTTGGCGGGCTATCACCTAAAGTGAGAGGCCTTCTTGCAATTTTTTATGGCTTTGCAGAAACCTGGGCTGATGAATATAAAAAAGACTTTAACAAAACACCCCGCACCGCAAAATACATGATGCCATTTATGTTAAGGAACGCTTTTTGGCCGTTTTTTAATAGTCTTACCGAAGAAGAGGTAAAACAATTACAGCTAATCGACACGAGCCTTTTTGATAAAAGGTTAATAGAGGATAATAGTCCGATCATTAAAAAAGTGTTTGAAGATATGCTGGCCAAAAAAGCCTTAAGCGATGAAAAACAGGAGAATGTATATCATAGAGATTACTTTCAACGAACTAACACCCATGGTCATGGCGGAATAACAGAAGAAAATTATAAAGATGTTTGGAAGTTAGAAACAGTTGACGACATCGGTGCATCTGACGCCCCCGGAGATGAAAGAAGAGGAGCAATTATTGAATTAAGAAAACTTGGCGATGAAGTACCACATGACAAACTTATGGAATTTGCTTTGGCCGCTTTTGACCTGATCGTACTTATTAATGCCAGGGAAGGTTCCTCTTCTGCTGCTCCACCAACACCATCACCGCCATCTTCTACCTCATCATCTTCTACCACCTTATCATCATCTCCTTTAGCCGCCGTTTAA
- a CDS encoding eCIS core domain-containing protein — MGKVKIPRDQQPTSVAPLLNGDKATKGYPAVTRFAQAPAPSANSGNGLPHQLQQGVEALSGMSMAGTSVYYNSSAPAQISALAYAAGNQIHLGPGQEHHLPHEAWHVVQQKQGRVKPTLQAKGLAVNDDHALETEADVMGQRAVQLKTSDDTSVTLLNNPALQSVGVVQRKIGFEFQAVKSIFLRGPFGSKEILGRETEGRFKVEGDGGVLQIGSELELITKAVEETPQGREDLVKTMAAIVNFLDEIKHGDAIKDIPKINWEEEVKKPYDLSMWIPPPPRSRTASSDPEVERRHTEAERKRKEEEKKGDRATARLLKEKLSVEGEEFPKFVIAKTGKHFHPQATVGVKFEKIADLIEYITNAPIKKHGRRVVKKRPKPEVKEVEAMITAEAEATGSSISHEQESKAELTPGTAPAIITNPQEAANVFGWGAKRYHKPYKAAWGAAMDEVNLIPGLSPQVKGLAAFFYGLAKNQSGESKDTIDDPRFPKQAMPFMLRNGLLPFFNNLIPSEVEQLKQIYANGVWDMQIMPENKHNKNEFKSKKIPTVKQIFKDILKDRSDDEKKEDKRELLKRERIGGHAEITNDKESLKLYDMTRIDDIGDSDTEPAQLRQGAIIELRKLGSDVPPEKLMEFALAVFDLIVLINAGEGSSSAAPPSPPSSTSSLSTSSTSPLAAV, encoded by the coding sequence ATGGGCAAAGTAAAAATCCCCAGGGATCAACAGCCAACATCGGTCGCGCCATTGCTGAACGGCGATAAAGCAACCAAGGGCTATCCCGCTGTAACCCGGTTTGCACAAGCACCCGCCCCATCGGCCAATAGCGGCAACGGTTTGCCGCATCAGTTGCAGCAGGGCGTAGAGGCATTGTCGGGCATGTCTATGGCCGGTACATCGGTGTATTATAATTCTTCTGCTCCGGCACAGATAAGCGCGCTGGCCTATGCCGCAGGAAACCAGATCCATCTTGGCCCCGGGCAAGAGCACCACCTGCCGCACGAAGCCTGGCACGTGGTACAGCAAAAACAGGGCCGGGTTAAACCAACCCTGCAGGCCAAAGGATTGGCAGTAAATGACGACCATGCGTTGGAAACAGAGGCCGATGTAATGGGGCAGCGCGCTGTGCAATTGAAAACAAGTGACGATACGTCCGTAACACTGTTGAACAACCCGGCTTTGCAATCGGTAGGCGTGGTACAGAGGAAGATTGGATTTGAATTTCAGGCGGTTAAGAGTATTTTTTTGAGGGGACCGTTCGGTAGCAAAGAAATATTGGGACGTGAAACCGAGGGAAGATTTAAAGTAGAAGGTGATGGAGGTGTATTACAAATAGGGTCTGAATTGGAGCTGATAACAAAAGCTGTTGAGGAAACCCCACAAGGACGTGAAGATCTCGTGAAAACTATGGCGGCGATAGTAAATTTTTTGGATGAAATAAAACATGGTGATGCGATAAAGGACATACCAAAGATCAATTGGGAAGAAGAAGTTAAAAAGCCTTATGACCTTTCGATGTGGATACCTCCACCACCGCGATCGCGTACTGCCAGCAGTGACCCGGAAGTAGAGAGAAGACACACGGAGGCAGAGCGCAAGCGTAAAGAGGAAGAAAAAAAGGGCGATAGGGCAACAGCGCGACTATTAAAAGAAAAACTTTCGGTAGAAGGAGAAGAATTTCCAAAATTCGTTATTGCCAAAACAGGAAAACATTTTCACCCGCAAGCTACTGTTGGGGTAAAGTTTGAAAAAATAGCTGATTTAATCGAATACATAACCAATGCACCAATCAAAAAACACGGCCGCCGTGTTGTTAAGAAACGGCCTAAGCCGGAAGTAAAAGAGGTGGAGGCAATGATAACAGCAGAAGCGGAGGCAACAGGCAGCAGTATCTCACATGAACAAGAAAGCAAAGCAGAGTTGACACCGGGAACTGCTCCGGCAATAATTACAAACCCGCAAGAGGCAGCAAACGTTTTTGGATGGGGTGCAAAAAGATACCATAAACCATATAAGGCAGCTTGGGGGGCTGCTATGGATGAAGTAAACCTGATTCCGGGACTGTCGCCCCAGGTTAAAGGTCTTGCTGCATTTTTTTATGGTTTGGCAAAAAATCAGTCTGGAGAATCTAAAGATACCATTGATGACCCCAGGTTCCCCAAACAAGCAATGCCTTTTATGTTAAGAAACGGGCTTTTGCCTTTTTTTAATAACCTTATCCCAAGTGAGGTGGAACAATTAAAGCAAATTTATGCAAATGGCGTCTGGGATATGCAAATAATGCCGGAGAATAAGCATAACAAAAATGAGTTTAAGAGTAAAAAGATCCCGACTGTCAAACAAATATTTAAAGATATACTAAAAGACAGGAGTGACGATGAAAAAAAAGAGGATAAAAGAGAGCTTCTTAAAAGAGAAAGAATAGGAGGCCACGCCGAGATAACGAATGACAAAGAATCTCTTAAATTATATGACATGACGCGTATAGATGACATCGGCGATTCCGATACAGAGCCAGCACAGCTACGTCAGGGAGCAATTATTGAATTGCGGAAACTTGGCAGTGATGTACCACCTGAGAAACTTATGGAATTTGCTTTGGCCGTTTTTGACCTGATCGTACTTATTAATGCAGGGGAAGGCTCATCTTCTGCTGCACCACCATCACCGCCATCTTCTACCTCATCATTATCCACCTCATCAACATCTCCTTTAGCCGCTGTTTAA
- a CDS encoding eCIS core domain-containing protein, whose translation MGNEKTPGGKQASLAPASNNRTLNGVGYPAVALFTQAPVNNNSNSLPHQLRQGVEALSGISMAGTSVHYNSSAPAQIGALAYAAGNQIHLGPGQEQHLPHEAWHVVQQKQGRVKPTLQAKGLSLNDDPTLETEADIMGRQAAQLKTTEPVELATEPVPAATNVVQRKIGFEFQAVDSVVLINVKPGKHDLGVSKSKEFTVTSDGGKEADEPGKRILWPELELVTKPVEETPEGRERLVDMMEEIDEFSKSIKDGDYIAGTGGDIINWNGSAAKKSELDVVNAEVDEELKTGDTEEEPGHKSKLRETRRKEKLEEKKVPKYHIVEKVTFHPQATVGVKFENVIDLISYLTNAPIKEGGVVMGETKRVEGGDAITTGAGGTSQKETKDLKRDSHERIYSPQVAAKVIGWGSGGTPYGRYRYRPFKYSWMAALNKVNPELPAKVKALAAIFYGLAENRSAEYKKEIGNPHYVKDMMPFMLRTGFLPFFNNLNEDEKKELKKIDWKGALDVPIMPESKDEKRDFSEIEKIPTVMEIFAALIGTKETIQMEHKREVDVQIDLKGESVNVQVALHKGEEVKVLNEDAKDYLLDERVAGHGDIESLTDFEEDEEGVNDIGISETDVATTGPERRRGAIIELRNLGNKVPPEKLTAFATAVFDLITLVNWNPSFPRPLPVIPPPPPPDD comes from the coding sequence ATGGGCAATGAAAAAACACCTGGCGGCAAACAGGCATCTCTTGCCCCCGCTTCAAACAATCGCACATTGAATGGGGTAGGATATCCGGCTGTAGCTCTGTTTACCCAAGCCCCCGTCAATAATAACAGTAACAGTTTACCACATCAGTTGCGTCAGGGGGTGGAAGCCCTGTCGGGGATATCTATGGCCGGCACATCGGTACATTATAATTCTTCTGCTCCGGCACAAATAGGCGCGCTGGCTTATGCCGCGGGCAATCAGATACACCTTGGCCCCGGGCAGGAGCAGCACCTGCCGCATGAGGCATGGCACGTGGTGCAGCAAAAGCAGGGCCGCGTTAAACCAACCCTGCAAGCCAAAGGACTTTCCCTAAATGACGACCCCACACTTGAAACTGAGGCCGATATCATGGGCCGACAGGCCGCTCAGTTAAAAACAACAGAGCCGGTTGAGTTAGCCACTGAACCTGTGCCGGCTGCAACAAATGTGGTGCAAAGAAAGATTGGTTTTGAATTTCAGGCAGTTGACAGTGTTGTTTTAATTAATGTTAAGCCAGGTAAGCATGATTTGGGTGTAAGCAAGAGTAAAGAATTTACAGTAACAAGCGACGGCGGAAAAGAAGCCGACGAACCAGGCAAAAGAATACTCTGGCCAGAATTGGAACTGGTGACAAAGCCTGTTGAGGAAACCCCAGAAGGACGTGAAAGACTGGTGGATATGATGGAGGAGATAGATGAGTTTTCGAAGTCGATAAAAGATGGTGACTATATTGCAGGAACAGGAGGGGACATAATTAACTGGAATGGTTCTGCCGCTAAGAAAAGTGAGTTAGACGTGGTGAATGCGGAAGTTGATGAAGAATTGAAAACAGGAGACACAGAAGAAGAACCGGGCCACAAAAGCAAGCTAAGAGAAACTCGAAGAAAAGAAAAACTTGAAGAAAAAAAAGTGCCAAAATATCATATCGTTGAGAAAGTAACTTTTCATCCGCAGGCTACCGTGGGTGTAAAGTTTGAGAACGTAATTGATTTAATTAGTTATCTAACCAATGCACCAATCAAAGAAGGTGGTGTAGTTATGGGAGAAACCAAGAGGGTAGAGGGTGGAGATGCCATAACAACAGGTGCCGGAGGTACATCTCAAAAGGAAACTAAGGATTTAAAACGAGATTCTCACGAACGAATTTATAGTCCGCAGGTTGCGGCCAAAGTTATTGGTTGGGGTAGCGGAGGTACACCATACGGCAGGTATAGATACAGGCCGTTTAAATACAGTTGGATGGCAGCACTGAATAAAGTAAATCCAGAGCTACCGGCTAAAGTTAAAGCACTTGCTGCAATTTTCTATGGCTTAGCAGAAAACAGGTCTGCTGAATATAAAAAGGAAATAGGCAATCCTCATTACGTAAAGGACATGATGCCGTTTATGTTGAGAACAGGTTTTTTGCCGTTTTTTAACAATCTTAACGAGGATGAAAAAAAAGAATTAAAGAAAATTGATTGGAAAGGGGCTTTGGATGTACCGATTATGCCGGAAAGCAAGGATGAAAAACGTGATTTCAGTGAAATCGAAAAAATACCGACCGTTATGGAAATATTTGCCGCTCTGATTGGTACAAAAGAAACCATTCAAATGGAGCACAAAAGGGAAGTAGATGTCCAAATAGACCTTAAAGGCGAATCTGTGAATGTACAGGTAGCCCTACATAAAGGTGAAGAGGTAAAGGTTTTAAATGAAGATGCAAAAGACTATCTTTTAGACGAACGCGTAGCTGGGCACGGCGATATTGAAAGCCTCACTGACTTTGAAGAAGATGAAGAAGGTGTAAATGATATCGGTATTTCTGAGACAGATGTGGCAACCACAGGGCCCGAAAGGCGGCGCGGAGCTATCATTGAATTAAGAAATCTTGGCAATAAGGTGCCACCCGAGAAACTTACTGCATTCGCGACGGCCGTTTTTGATTTGATCACTCTTGTAAATTGGAACCCGTCGTTCCCTCGTCCTCTTCCCGTCATTCCACCACCCCCTCCTCCAGATGATTGA
- a CDS encoding ATP-binding protein, with amino-acid sequence MAARLKNKTINNAAFLVKELNWLQQVIDLRLGLYFGNNPSLQSITDLVLPEVNATGSAYEKFISENKLGMPERLLLILAFAPCLKPELLDGFYTRNTTYDKRFTEFGGSFSGNGFVPTGQTVFFLLAGTKLEDRLPCFSLFNADSSLIRSGAVMRSAGPEHDSWMDMPLRITDDFISYFVSGTWQQPVLGDQFPAKLLTTGMEWADLILSAVTAEVIEEIRDWAEHSEKLSELQGFEKRVKPGYKTLFYGPPGTGKTLTATLLGKVTGHDVYRIDLSMIVSRYIGETEKNLARVFERAQSKSWILFFDEADALFAKRTEVDSSNDRYANQEVAYLLQRIEDHPGIVILASNLKDNIDQAFLRRFQSLAYFPIPGPEERYRIWKNAFPEQLQPEKEIDLYSIAEKHQLTGGAIVNIVRYCCLKAVKNQLQQVPVKFIEAGIKREQQKEGIIF; translated from the coding sequence ATGGCAGCAAGATTAAAAAACAAGACCATAAATAATGCCGCTTTTTTAGTAAAAGAACTGAACTGGCTGCAGCAGGTGATTGATTTACGCCTGGGCCTGTATTTTGGCAATAACCCATCGCTACAATCCATTACTGACCTGGTGCTGCCAGAGGTAAACGCAACTGGTAGCGCCTACGAAAAATTTATTTCTGAAAATAAACTGGGCATGCCTGAACGGCTTTTGCTTATACTGGCCTTTGCTCCATGCCTGAAACCTGAGTTGCTTGACGGCTTTTACACGCGTAATACCACTTATGATAAAAGGTTTACCGAATTCGGCGGCTCATTCTCAGGAAACGGTTTTGTGCCAACAGGGCAAACGGTATTCTTTCTGCTGGCTGGTACAAAACTGGAAGACCGTTTACCCTGTTTCAGCCTGTTTAATGCGGATAGTAGCTTAATAAGATCGGGTGCCGTAATGCGCTCTGCCGGACCGGAACATGATAGCTGGATGGATATGCCTTTGCGGATAACCGATGACTTTATTTCCTATTTCGTATCAGGCACGTGGCAGCAACCCGTTTTGGGCGATCAGTTTCCAGCCAAACTGCTTACTACAGGAATGGAATGGGCCGATCTTATTTTGTCGGCGGTAACGGCAGAAGTAATTGAGGAGATCAGGGATTGGGCCGAGCATTCGGAAAAACTTTCTGAACTGCAAGGATTTGAAAAGCGGGTTAAACCCGGATATAAGACTTTGTTTTATGGCCCCCCGGGTACGGGTAAAACACTTACTGCCACATTGCTGGGTAAAGTGACCGGGCACGATGTATATCGTATCGATCTGTCTATGATAGTTTCCCGTTACATAGGGGAAACAGAAAAAAACCTGGCCAGGGTATTTGAACGGGCCCAAAGCAAAAGCTGGATTTTATTTTTTGACGAAGCCGACGCGCTTTTTGCCAAGCGAACGGAGGTTGACAGCTCTAACGACAGGTATGCCAACCAGGAGGTGGCCTATCTGTTGCAACGCATAGAAGATCATCCCGGTATTGTTATTCTGGCGTCAAACTTAAAGGATAACATTGACCAGGCCTTTTTGCGTCGTTTTCAAAGCCTGGCTTATTTCCCCATCCCGGGGCCGGAGGAGCGTTATCGAATATGGAAAAATGCATTTCCAGAACAATTACAACCCGAAAAAGAGATTGATCTTTATTCCATAGCTGAAAAGCATCAGCTAACAGGTGGCGCAATAGTTAACATAGTTAGGTACTGCTGCCTCAAAGCTGTAAAGAACCAATTGCAACAAGTGCCTGTAAAGTTTATAGAAGCCGGCATTAAAAGGGAACAGCAAAAGGAGGGTATTATTTTTTAA